From a region of the Brockia lithotrophica genome:
- the spoVAE gene encoding stage V sporulation protein AE, with protein MIYLTAFLVGGLFSVLGQILLDVVRLTPAHTTVTLVVLGAVLAGLGLYEPLLQFAGAGASVPVSSFGYSLVRGALDEVERYGIVGVITGMFEITSAGISSAILFSFLAALVFRPREKE; from the coding sequence ATGATCTACCTTACGGCATTTCTTGTCGGGGGCCTCTTCAGCGTTTTGGGCCAAATTCTTTTGGACGTGGTCCGCCTCACACCCGCGCATACGACGGTGACTCTCGTAGTCCTCGGTGCGGTTCTCGCCGGTTTAGGTCTCTACGAACCCCTTTTGCAGTTCGCCGGTGCCGGCGCGAGCGTCCCCGTTTCGAGCTTTGGGTACTCCCTCGTCCGCGGGGCCCTGGATGAAGTGGAACGCTACGGTATCGTCGGCGTAATCACGGGGATGTTCGAGATCACGAGTGCAGGGATCTCTTCGGCCATCCTGTTCAGCTTTCTTGCCGCCCTTGTCTTCCGTCCGCGGGAAAAGGAATAA
- the spoVAD gene encoding stage V sporulation protein AD encodes MRQGRTWVFPQPPAIFATATVGGPREKEGPLGKVLDRAYEDPYVGEKTFERAERALLESAVAIALRKGSLAPENVDLFVGGDLLNQIVSTAYTARSLGVPYLGLYSACATSTGGLALAALLVASGAAATVLTGAVSHNLAAERQFRQPTEYGGQKPPTAQTTVTGAGVAVVRPSGLPVRIRAATVGRVVDMGITDPMNMGAAMAPAAVDTLRTHLADLGLSPADYDLIVTGDLGEVGRRLLLDLMRETGLSFDPERVRDAGLMIYDRERQNVLAGGSGAASSAIVYYGYLVPEMADGRLRRVLLLATGALHSPLSVQQGESIPGIAHAVTLERE; translated from the coding sequence GTGCGGCAAGGGAGGACCTGGGTGTTTCCGCAACCTCCGGCGATCTTTGCCACGGCAACGGTAGGCGGTCCGCGCGAGAAGGAGGGACCCTTAGGGAAGGTGCTCGACCGGGCCTACGAGGACCCTTACGTGGGGGAAAAGACCTTTGAGCGTGCCGAACGCGCCCTCTTGGAGTCCGCGGTGGCCATCGCCCTGCGCAAGGGATCCCTCGCGCCGGAGAACGTCGACCTCTTCGTCGGCGGCGACCTCCTCAACCAGATCGTCTCCACCGCCTATACCGCGCGTTCCCTCGGCGTTCCGTACCTCGGGTTGTATAGCGCATGCGCCACGTCGACGGGGGGTCTCGCCTTGGCGGCGCTCCTCGTAGCCTCGGGTGCCGCCGCCACGGTCCTCACGGGAGCCGTGAGCCACAACCTCGCCGCCGAACGGCAGTTTCGCCAGCCGACGGAATACGGAGGCCAGAAGCCGCCTACCGCCCAGACGACGGTGACGGGAGCGGGAGTAGCCGTCGTGCGGCCTTCGGGTCTTCCCGTGCGCATCCGTGCGGCAACGGTAGGACGCGTCGTGGACATGGGGATTACGGATCCCATGAACATGGGGGCGGCCATGGCTCCCGCCGCCGTAGACACGCTGCGCACCCACCTCGCGGACCTGGGCCTCTCTCCAGCGGACTACGACCTCATCGTCACGGGGGATCTCGGGGAGGTTGGGCGCAGACTCCTCCTCGACCTCATGCGCGAGACCGGCCTGTCCTTCGATCCGGAGCGCGTACGCGACGCCGGGCTCATGATCTACGACCGCGAACGTCAGAACGTCCTCGCGGGCGGAAGCGGCGCCGCGAGCTCGGCCATCGTCTACTACGGGTACCTCGTCCCCGAAATGGCCGACGGTCGACTGCGTCGCGTCCTCCTCCTCGCCACGGGAGCCCTTCACTCCCCCCTCTCCGTTCAGCAGGGTGAGAGCATCCCGGGCATCGCCCACGCGGTCACCCTCGAGCGAGAGTAG
- the spoVAC gene encoding stage V sporulation protein AC: MEHPLSRDVLGDPEAYQRLARDRETPRPVLLNSLRAFLVGGAISLFGQLVTDVYVHVFHFSPKEANNPTVATLIFFAVLLTGLGWYDRIGQWGGAGAIVPVTGFANTMASSALDYRSEGYVLGVGSNMFKVAGPVIVFGVVSAFVVVLVRSLGELLVRGAVGG, translated from the coding sequence GTGGAACACCCGCTCTCGCGGGACGTCCTCGGCGATCCCGAGGCCTACCAAAGGCTCGCCCGCGATCGAGAAACGCCGCGGCCCGTTCTTTTGAACTCCCTGCGCGCCTTTCTCGTCGGGGGGGCGATTTCCCTCTTCGGCCAACTCGTCACCGACGTCTACGTCCACGTGTTTCACTTCTCCCCCAAAGAGGCGAACAACCCCACCGTGGCGACGCTCATCTTTTTCGCCGTGCTCCTCACGGGTCTCGGGTGGTACGACCGCATCGGTCAGTGGGGAGGGGCGGGCGCCATTGTACCTGTCACCGGCTTTGCCAATACGATGGCTTCTTCCGCCCTCGACTACCGGAGCGAAGGGTACGTCCTCGGTGTAGGCAGCAACATGTTCAAGGTAGCCGGCCCCGTGATCGTGTTTGGCGTCGTCTCCGCCTTTGTCGTCGTCCTCGTCCGCTCTCTCGGGGAACTCCTTGTCCGCGGCGCAGTCGGGGGATGA
- a CDS encoding pseudouridine synthase: MRLDRLLARSGYGTRKEVHRLLREGSVTVNGEVVRDPGLRVSPEEDEIAVEGEPVTYRPSLTLVVYKPKGYVSATRDARYPTVLELVPEEFLYRELFPVGRLDVDTTGLLLLTDDGILAHRLTSPRWRVPKVYHARVLGRVDERDQEAFARGVVLEDGTRTRPAELRILEGQALAEDPVALRWAREIEAASAAESVVEVVLTEGRYHQVKRMFRARGKEVLALHRVRFGPLALGDLREGEARLLTPAEEEDLRTLVDLA, from the coding sequence ATGCGCCTCGACCGCCTGCTCGCCCGTTCCGGCTACGGAACGCGCAAGGAAGTCCATCGCCTCCTTCGAGAAGGTTCGGTTACGGTAAACGGCGAAGTCGTCCGGGACCCGGGGCTTCGCGTCTCCCCCGAGGAAGACGAGATTGCCGTCGAAGGAGAACCCGTGACGTACCGCCCGTCCCTCACCCTCGTCGTGTACAAGCCCAAGGGATACGTTTCCGCGACGCGGGATGCCCGCTACCCTACCGTCCTGGAACTCGTCCCCGAAGAATTTCTCTACCGCGAGCTCTTTCCCGTAGGCCGGCTGGACGTGGACACCACGGGACTCCTTCTCCTTACGGACGATGGGATCCTCGCCCATCGGCTCACGTCGCCGCGCTGGCGGGTGCCCAAGGTGTACCACGCGCGGGTACTCGGCCGCGTCGACGAACGCGACCAGGAGGCATTTGCCCGCGGGGTGGTGTTGGAGGACGGAACGCGAACGCGTCCGGCCGAGCTGCGGATCCTCGAGGGGCAGGCCCTCGCCGAAGACCCCGTGGCCCTGCGCTGGGCGCGAGAAATCGAGGCCGCTTCCGCGGCCGAGAGCGTCGTCGAGGTCGTCCTCACGGAGGGCCGCTACCACCAGGTGAAGCGCATGTTCCGGGCACGCGGGAAAGAAGTTCTCGCCCTTCACCGCGTGCGCTTCGGCCCTCTCGCGCTCGGAGATCTCCGAGAAGGCGAGGCGCGTCTCCTCACCCCCGCGGAGGAGGAGGACCTGCGAACCCTCGTCGACCTCGCTTGA
- a CDS encoding glucose-6-phosphate isomerase → MQGRGNASEGRLRASFAGVHPFVAESEEARGISRAAEVLADLLRRAESGEEGLGWLRLPEETSEDLLAEIESTAEELCREAEVVVVVGIGGSYAGTRAVLEFLRPPFAASFPGCPEVYFAGHHLGSFYHASLRERIAGKRVALVVVSKSGTTLEPAVVFAWLEDHLERAGALFRGPRSIVAITDPEAGVLRERAKRKGYRTFAVPKDVGGRFSVLTPVGLVPLALAGIPPRRLLAGAYEGFTRYRKPEAENPALRYGLLRYLLYLKGYVVEVLAVGDPTLEGFAEWWKQLFGESEGKDGRALYPTSAVYTRDLHSLGQYLQEGRRHLFETLFVVEEDERLVLPFAPEDPHWGYLAGRTLRDVFEATLAGVVRAHTEGGVPLVDLRLRERSPEALGEAFAFFQVAVAVSATLLGVNPFDQPGVEAYKRHTRRLLRGAE, encoded by the coding sequence GTGCAAGGTCGAGGCAACGCCTCCGAAGGTCGGTTGCGTGCGTCGTTTGCCGGCGTTCACCCGTTCGTCGCGGAGTCGGAGGAGGCCCGGGGAATTTCCCGGGCGGCGGAGGTGCTCGCCGATCTCCTGCGCCGCGCCGAATCTGGAGAAGAAGGCCTCGGGTGGCTTCGTCTCCCGGAAGAGACGTCGGAAGACCTCCTCGCGGAAATCGAGTCGACGGCCGAAGAACTCTGCCGCGAGGCCGAGGTCGTGGTCGTCGTAGGCATCGGAGGTTCGTACGCAGGGACGCGGGCCGTCCTCGAGTTTTTGCGCCCTCCGTTCGCCGCCTCTTTTCCCGGGTGTCCGGAAGTGTACTTTGCCGGCCACCACCTCGGGAGCTTTTACCACGCCTCGCTCCGAGAACGAATCGCGGGGAAGCGCGTGGCCCTTGTCGTCGTTTCCAAGTCGGGAACGACGCTCGAACCCGCGGTTGTCTTCGCATGGCTCGAGGATCATTTGGAACGTGCCGGCGCCCTCTTCCGAGGCCCGCGGAGCATCGTAGCGATCACCGATCCCGAGGCGGGCGTGCTCCGCGAGCGTGCAAAGCGCAAGGGCTACCGCACCTTTGCCGTACCGAAAGACGTGGGGGGCCGCTTTTCCGTGCTCACCCCCGTGGGGCTCGTCCCCTTGGCGTTGGCGGGGATCCCGCCGCGCCGCCTCCTCGCCGGAGCGTACGAAGGGTTTACCCGCTACAGGAAGCCCGAAGCCGAAAACCCCGCCTTGCGCTACGGGCTCCTCCGCTACCTCCTGTACCTTAAGGGGTACGTCGTCGAAGTTCTCGCCGTCGGCGACCCGACGCTCGAGGGCTTTGCCGAGTGGTGGAAGCAGCTCTTCGGGGAGAGCGAAGGGAAGGACGGGCGGGCCCTCTATCCTACCTCCGCGGTGTACACCCGAGACCTCCACTCTCTCGGACAGTACCTGCAGGAGGGGAGGCGCCACCTGTTTGAGACGCTCTTCGTCGTGGAGGAAGACGAGCGGCTCGTCTTGCCCTTTGCTCCGGAGGATCCCCACTGGGGGTACCTCGCCGGTCGAACCTTACGCGACGTGTTCGAGGCGACGCTTGCGGGTGTCGTGCGCGCCCACACGGAAGGGGGCGTTCCTCTCGTGGACTTGCGCCTGCGCGAGCGTTCGCCGGAGGCCCTGGGAGAGGCGTTTGCCTTTTTCCAAGTCGCCGTGGCCGTAAGCGCCACCCTCCTCGGCGTAAATCCTTTCGATCAGCCCGGCGTCGAAGCGTACAAGCGCCACACCCGAAGGCTCCTCAGAGGTGCGGAATAG
- a CDS encoding aspartate/glutamate racemase family protein — protein sequence MKRIGLIGGMSWESTLVYYREIQEGVRARLGGLHSADLVLHSLDFAPIASLQHAGDWETLGKILASSAEILERAGATAVLLCTNTMHKVAPAIEAVVRIPLLHIADATEEKIREAGLRTVGLLGTRFTMEDDFYRRRLEERFGLEVLVPEKPDRDEVHRVIYEELVVGKITPASKQTYLEIVDRLIGRGAEGIIFGCTEIGLLLSADDLPVPAFDTTRIHAQAAVDWILG from the coding sequence GTGAAGCGGATCGGCCTCATCGGCGGCATGAGCTGGGAGTCGACACTCGTCTACTACCGGGAAATCCAAGAAGGCGTGCGCGCGCGTTTGGGGGGACTTCACTCCGCCGACCTCGTCCTTCACTCCCTAGATTTCGCCCCCATCGCTTCCCTCCAACACGCCGGAGATTGGGAAACCCTCGGGAAGATCCTCGCGAGTTCCGCCGAAATTTTGGAGCGCGCCGGAGCCACCGCCGTTCTTTTGTGCACAAACACAATGCACAAGGTAGCCCCCGCAATCGAGGCGGTGGTGAGGATCCCCTTGCTCCACATCGCCGACGCCACAGAAGAGAAGATCCGTGAGGCGGGACTTCGGACGGTGGGTCTTCTGGGAACGCGGTTTACGATGGAGGACGACTTCTACCGCCGACGCCTCGAAGAGCGCTTCGGCCTCGAAGTCCTCGTTCCCGAAAAACCGGACCGCGACGAAGTCCACCGCGTGATCTACGAAGAGCTCGTCGTCGGGAAGATAACCCCCGCTTCCAAACAGACCTACCTCGAAATCGTCGACCGCCTCATCGGGCGGGGGGCGGAGGGCATCATCTTCGGGTGCACGGAAATCGGCCTCCTCCTCTCCGCCGACGATCTTCCCGTCCCCGCCTTCGACACCACGCGCATCCACGCCCAGGCGGCCGTAGATTGGATCCTCGGCTGA
- a CDS encoding UbiD family decarboxylase gives MFRDLREYLEALRREGDLVEVDVPVDPHLEIAEIHRRVIAEGGPALLFRRPKHSPFPVVTNLFGTPRRLELAFGGRPETFVRDLVSFVTEHFPPSLRDLWERRGLLGALARIGTREGTSERAPVTEVVDTAFDLTRLPALTSWPMDGGPFLTLPLVYTEDPRGRGSNLGMYRMQIKGPTRTGMHWQIHRGGGFHYHAAEAENRPLPVSVFLGGPPSLVIAAIAPLPENVPELLLASLLMGDKIPVVRIPGHPHPLVATAEFALLGEVPPRVREPEGPFGDHYGYYSLVHDFPVFDVRLVAHRKDALFPATVVGKPRQEDYYIGEYLQRLLAPVFPLVMPGVRSLWSYGEAGFHPVAAAVLRESYPREAFAHALRILGEGQLTLTKFLLATDADVDVRDFRAVLTTVLARFAPERDLYVFAETAMDTLDYTGRKLNHGSKAVLLGVGEPRRKLGEVPPTSLLRRLPRGVEDTYAFVPGTLVVHGPEFVEDPSFPQALLEALAEPRDVGEGLPSAVGDVAQASPPSSGTTGGDAAKDESAEAWPLVVLVDRKSGDLRDPRLFLWTVFTRFDPAHDLYARFTVRNHRPAYRLPLVVDARMKPFYPPEVEPDPETVRLVDRRWREYFPKG, from the coding sequence GTGTTCCGCGACCTGCGCGAATACCTCGAAGCCCTGCGACGGGAAGGCGACCTCGTGGAAGTCGACGTCCCCGTCGATCCCCATTTGGAAATCGCCGAAATCCACCGTCGGGTGATCGCCGAAGGCGGGCCGGCCCTCCTCTTTCGCCGGCCGAAACACAGCCCTTTCCCTGTGGTGACCAACCTCTTCGGGACGCCGCGAAGGCTCGAACTCGCCTTTGGCGGAAGGCCGGAAACTTTCGTCCGCGACCTCGTCTCCTTCGTCACGGAACACTTCCCGCCGAGCCTGCGCGACCTCTGGGAAAGGCGCGGCCTGTTGGGAGCGCTTGCGCGCATCGGCACGCGCGAGGGAACGAGCGAGCGGGCGCCGGTCACGGAGGTTGTCGACACCGCCTTCGACCTCACGCGCCTTCCCGCCCTTACCTCGTGGCCCATGGACGGCGGCCCCTTCCTCACCCTTCCCCTCGTGTACACGGAAGATCCCCGCGGGCGCGGCTCGAACCTCGGGATGTACCGCATGCAGATCAAAGGGCCGACGCGCACGGGGATGCACTGGCAGATCCACCGCGGGGGCGGCTTCCACTACCACGCGGCGGAGGCGGAAAACCGCCCGCTTCCCGTGTCCGTGTTCCTCGGCGGCCCGCCCTCCCTCGTCATCGCGGCGATCGCGCCGCTCCCCGAAAACGTCCCCGAACTCCTCCTCGCCTCCCTCCTCATGGGCGACAAGATCCCCGTCGTTCGGATCCCGGGCCATCCCCATCCCCTCGTCGCCACGGCGGAATTCGCGCTCCTGGGCGAGGTGCCGCCCCGCGTGCGGGAACCCGAGGGGCCTTTCGGCGACCACTACGGGTACTACTCCCTCGTCCACGACTTCCCCGTCTTCGACGTGCGCCTCGTCGCCCACCGAAAGGACGCCCTATTCCCTGCGACCGTCGTCGGAAAACCGCGGCAAGAAGACTACTACATCGGCGAATACCTCCAACGTCTCCTCGCCCCCGTCTTCCCCCTCGTCATGCCCGGCGTGCGTTCCCTCTGGAGCTACGGCGAGGCGGGCTTCCATCCCGTGGCGGCGGCCGTGCTGCGCGAATCCTACCCCCGGGAAGCGTTCGCCCACGCCTTGCGCATCCTCGGAGAGGGACAGCTCACGCTCACGAAGTTCCTCCTCGCCACGGACGCCGACGTCGACGTACGGGACTTTCGCGCCGTCCTCACCACCGTGCTCGCACGCTTTGCACCCGAACGGGATCTCTACGTCTTTGCCGAGACGGCCATGGACACCCTCGACTACACGGGGCGGAAGTTGAACCACGGGAGCAAGGCGGTCCTCCTCGGCGTAGGTGAGCCCCGGCGAAAGCTCGGAGAGGTCCCCCCCACGTCCCTCCTCCGGCGACTCCCGCGCGGTGTGGAGGACACGTACGCCTTCGTCCCGGGAACGCTCGTCGTCCACGGCCCGGAATTCGTGGAGGATCCCTCCTTCCCCCAAGCCCTTCTCGAGGCGCTCGCCGAACCTCGCGATGTCGGGGAAGGTCTGCCCTCTGCGGTCGGCGACGTAGCTCAGGCATCGCCCCCGAGCAGCGGAACCACAGGGGGAGACGCCGCGAAGGACGAATCGGCCGAAGCGTGGCCCCTCGTCGTCCTCGTAGATCGGAAATCCGGAGACCTCCGCGACCCCCGCCTCTTCCTGTGGACGGTCTTCACCCGTTTCGATCCCGCCCACGACCTGTACGCGCGGTTTACCGTGCGCAACCACCGACCGGCCTACCGTCTTCCCCTCGTCGTCGACGCCCGCATGAAGCCCTTCTATCCCCCGGAAGTCGAGCCGGATCCGGAGACGGTGCGCCTCGTAGACCGCCGCTGGCGCGAGTACTTCCCCAAAGGTTGA
- the smpB gene encoding SsrA-binding protein SmpB produces the protein MGGERRVFAENRKAFHDYHIEERYEAGISLLGSEVKAVRQGRVNLRDSYVRIRDGEAYVVGMHISPYEKATAFVPDPTRTRKLLMHRREIERLMGKVQTEGYTIVPLSLYAKGRWIKMEIGLAKGKKLHDKREALRERAVRREIERTLKAKNR, from the coding sequence GTGGGAGGGGAACGGCGCGTGTTTGCGGAAAACCGCAAGGCCTTTCACGACTACCACATCGAGGAGCGCTACGAGGCGGGGATTTCCCTCCTCGGCTCCGAAGTCAAGGCGGTGCGTCAAGGGCGGGTAAACCTGCGCGACAGCTACGTGCGCATCCGCGATGGCGAGGCGTACGTGGTGGGAATGCACATTAGTCCGTACGAAAAGGCGACGGCCTTCGTTCCCGATCCGACGCGCACGCGAAAGCTCCTCATGCACCGCCGCGAAATCGAACGCCTCATGGGCAAGGTGCAGACAGAGGGGTACACGATCGTCCCCCTTTCCCTCTACGCCAAGGGGAGGTGGATCAAAATGGAGATCGGCCTGGCAAAGGGGAAGAAGCTGCACGACAAGCGTGAGGCGTTGCGCGAACGCGCGGTTCGCCGCGAAATCGAGCGCACTCTCAAGGCGAAGAACCGATAA
- the rnr gene encoding ribonuclease R — MVLSEDPVAQAVLEAVRQAARPLSSSELVGLLAAQGISEASVREVLSRLVEEGEIVRTRSRRYGLPEQMNLVRGTLEVHSRGYAFLLPDREGEPDVYVPAANLHGAWPGDVVLVRKSGTGGNGRKVEGEVVRILRRAFRRVVGTYEEEAHLGYVVPDDLRIPGSITVAPRERRGAVPGHKVVVEILEYPDDRRPAVGRVVEILGHKDDPGVDILSIVRKYELPEAFPEDVLEEAARLPDRVREEDLAGRRDLRDVDVFTIDGEDAKDFDDAVHIEPLPQGGWRLGVHIADVSAYVREGTALDREAYLRGTSVYLVDRVIPMLPHTLSNGIASLNPGEDRLAISVLLDFDAEGRRIRYEFFPSVIRSRARMTYTSVNRLLSGQEAEDAFTSREVYERFRENLFAMAELARKIRARREARGAIDFDLDEARIILGDDGKPIDVHRRERGEGERMIEDFMLAANEAVAEWAEALDLPFLYRVHEPPDPDKMRGFFEFLANLGYVVRVRPGGVTPKQLQAVLEKARGEPEEMVISTLLLRSMQRARYAAENLGHFGLAATHYTHFTAPIRRYPDLIVHRLLRRYAFQGRIPDAAERERLAEWLDEAAKHTSTRERVAMEAEWETEAYKKAEYMQAHVGETFDGVVRGVTSFGLFVRLPNTIEGLVHLSYMTDDYYVFHEKEMILVGEHTGKVYRIGDPIRVTCVGVHLEERTIDFALAEEELPDRPLGQAKRRVKVIRPDDASPGRIHEKAGYDGARRSFTPKAARERDAYLATDAAPQGRKASERKRGKGGQKRKKRRR; from the coding sequence GTGGTTTTGTCTGAAGATCCGGTGGCGCAGGCCGTTTTGGAAGCCGTTCGACAAGCTGCTCGCCCGCTGTCTTCCTCGGAACTCGTCGGGCTCTTGGCCGCACAGGGGATTTCGGAGGCGAGCGTTCGGGAGGTCCTTTCCCGCCTCGTGGAGGAAGGGGAGATCGTACGCACCCGTTCTCGGCGCTACGGCCTTCCGGAACAGATGAACCTCGTACGTGGGACGCTCGAAGTGCACTCCCGAGGCTACGCCTTCCTCCTCCCCGATCGCGAAGGCGAGCCGGACGTGTACGTCCCGGCGGCGAACCTTCACGGTGCGTGGCCGGGAGACGTGGTGCTCGTGCGCAAATCGGGGACCGGCGGAAACGGCCGTAAGGTAGAGGGGGAGGTCGTGCGGATCTTGCGCCGCGCCTTCCGCCGCGTCGTAGGGACTTACGAAGAAGAGGCGCACCTCGGTTACGTCGTCCCGGACGACCTCCGCATCCCGGGGTCCATCACGGTCGCACCGCGGGAGCGCCGCGGTGCCGTCCCCGGCCACAAGGTGGTTGTCGAGATCCTCGAATACCCGGACGACCGGCGTCCCGCCGTCGGGCGCGTCGTGGAAATCCTCGGACACAAAGACGACCCGGGCGTGGACATCCTGTCCATCGTGCGGAAGTACGAGCTTCCGGAAGCGTTTCCCGAAGACGTCCTCGAGGAGGCTGCCCGACTGCCCGACCGCGTGCGCGAGGAGGATTTGGCGGGCCGGAGGGACCTTCGCGACGTGGACGTGTTCACGATCGACGGCGAAGACGCCAAGGACTTCGACGATGCCGTGCACATCGAACCCCTCCCCCAAGGCGGATGGCGCCTCGGCGTACACATCGCGGACGTGAGCGCCTACGTCCGCGAGGGGACGGCGCTCGACCGCGAAGCGTACCTCCGCGGCACGAGCGTGTACCTCGTCGACCGCGTGATCCCCATGCTCCCCCACACGCTCTCCAACGGGATTGCCAGCCTCAACCCGGGGGAAGACCGGCTCGCGATCAGCGTACTTCTGGATTTCGATGCGGAGGGGCGCCGCATACGCTACGAGTTCTTCCCGAGCGTGATCCGCTCGCGTGCGCGGATGACGTACACCTCCGTGAACCGCCTGCTTTCTGGACAAGAGGCGGAAGACGCCTTCACCTCGCGCGAGGTGTACGAGCGCTTCCGCGAAAATCTGTTCGCCATGGCCGAACTTGCGCGAAAGATTCGCGCACGGCGCGAGGCGCGCGGGGCGATCGACTTCGATCTCGACGAGGCGCGCATCATTTTGGGCGACGACGGAAAGCCGATTGACGTTCACCGCCGCGAGCGCGGCGAGGGGGAGCGGATGATCGAGGACTTCATGCTCGCGGCCAACGAGGCGGTTGCGGAGTGGGCCGAGGCGTTGGACCTGCCGTTCCTCTACCGCGTGCACGAACCTCCGGACCCGGACAAAATGCGGGGGTTCTTCGAATTTCTCGCCAACCTCGGCTACGTCGTGCGCGTCCGTCCCGGCGGGGTCACGCCGAAGCAGCTTCAAGCCGTCCTCGAGAAGGCGCGAGGGGAGCCGGAGGAAATGGTCATCTCCACGCTCCTCCTCCGGAGCATGCAGCGCGCGCGGTACGCCGCGGAAAACCTCGGGCACTTTGGCCTTGCGGCGACGCACTACACGCACTTTACGGCGCCCATCCGCCGCTACCCCGACCTCATCGTCCACCGCTTGCTCCGCCGCTACGCCTTCCAGGGCCGGATTCCCGACGCCGCCGAGCGGGAACGCCTGGCCGAGTGGCTCGACGAGGCGGCCAAGCACACGTCCACGCGCGAGCGCGTGGCGATGGAGGCGGAGTGGGAGACGGAGGCGTACAAGAAGGCAGAGTACATGCAGGCGCACGTCGGGGAGACGTTTGACGGCGTCGTGAGAGGCGTGACGTCCTTCGGCCTCTTCGTCCGTCTGCCGAATACGATCGAGGGGCTCGTCCACCTGAGCTACATGACCGACGACTACTACGTCTTCCACGAAAAGGAAATGATCCTCGTCGGCGAGCACACGGGCAAGGTGTACCGCATCGGCGATCCCATTCGCGTGACGTGCGTCGGGGTTCATCTCGAGGAACGGACGATCGACTTCGCCTTGGCGGAAGAGGAGCTCCCCGACCGCCCCTTGGGGCAGGCGAAGCGCCGCGTCAAGGTGATCCGTCCCGACGACGCTTCCCCGGGTCGGATCCACGAGAAGGCCGGGTACGACGGCGCACGGCGGAGCTTTACGCCGAAGGCGGCCCGGGAACGGGACGCATACCTCGCCACAGATGCCGCGCCGCAGGGAAGGAAGGCTTCCGAGCGCAAGCGCGGGAAGGGCGGCCAAAAGCGCAAGAAGCGCCGGAGATGA
- the secG gene encoding preprotein translocase subunit SecG — MKTALVVLLVLVSLALIATILLQPGRSAGLSGAITGGAEHLFGRQKARGLEGTLARATRWLAVAFMVLAFVLAYFLR, encoded by the coding sequence GTGAAGACGGCGCTCGTGGTCTTGCTCGTGCTCGTCAGCCTCGCCCTGATTGCGACGATTTTGCTCCAACCGGGGCGAAGCGCGGGGTTGAGCGGTGCGATCACAGGGGGCGCGGAGCACCTTTTCGGCCGCCAAAAGGCGCGCGGTCTCGAAGGGACGTTGGCCCGAGCCACGCGCTGGCTTGCGGTAGCCTTTATGGTGCTCGCGTTCGTCCTCGCGTACTTCTTGCGCTGA